GAACCCGCTGAACCCGCCGTCCGGCTGCGCCTTCCACAAGCGATGCCCGTACGCGACCGAGCGCTGCACCACAGAAGAACCGCTCTTGCGCCTGGTCGACACCCGCCAGGTGGCTTGTCACTACGCCGAGCAATTCCTCGACGGCGCGGCATAAAAAAACGCGCCTCGGATTTCGGGGCGCGCTTTTACCGAGTTGACCAGACCCCTTCCGCCAGACTGCGCATCAGTCCGGCAGGAGGGGTTTTCTTTGGTCTGTCATTTACGTTTGCGTCTCTTCCTCTTCCTCGTCCTCATCGGCGTCTGGGTCGTCTTCGTCTGATTCGGTCGCAGCGATCATCAGCTCGCTGTGCACGCCTTGCCCGTTCAAGGCCTGTTTTTCATGGTCCTGACATTCTGCCCACGCCACCGCCGACGTGCCGAGGGACAGCAGCACCAACACCTTAAGCAACAACACAATGCGTTGAAAAATACTCATAGCCGATTCCATCCTTTATGGGGGTGACGCATGGATGCCTGAAAGGTACTGAGTGAAATTTAGTTCCGATTGACCGGGTTCTCCAGATGGGACGCTACCGGGTAGCAGAAAATGCCGTTGGCGGAGAGATTGGTTTCGAATAAGGGTTATATCCAAACCCACTAACAATGATGCCCCCTGCTCGCGATGGCGGACAGCCAGTCGACACATGTCTGAATGCCAGACCGCTATCGCGAGCAGGCTCGCTCCCACAGGGAAATAGTGGTCAATAAAAAAGCCCCGATACTTACGCATCGGGGCTTTGGGTGTTACGGCTCAGCGCTTAGTGATGCTCACGCGTCGCACGGAATTTCACATCCGGCCAGCGCTCTTCCATCAGCGCCAGGTTGACCCGTGTCGGGGCCAGGTAGGTCAGGTGACCGCCGCCGTCGACAGCGAGGTTTTCCACGGCCTTGACCCGGAACTCCTCAAACTTCTTCTTATCATCGCAATCGATCCAGCGCGCGGAATAAACGGTGATCGGCTCATACGAGCACTCGACCTTGTATTCCTCTTTCAAACGGCTGGCGACCACATCGAACTGCAGCACACCGACGGCGCCGAGGATGATGTCGTTGCTGCGCTCGGGGAAGAACACCTGGGTGGCGCCTTCTTCGGCCAGTTGCTGCAAGCCCTGCCGCAGTTGCTTGGATTTCAGCGGATCACGCAGACGCACGCGACGGAACAGTTCCGGGGCGAAGTGCGGGATACCGGTGAAGCCCAGGACTTCGCCTTCGGTGAAGGTGTCGCCGATCTGGATGGTGCCGTGGTTATGCAAACCGATGATGTCGCCGGCAAACGCTTCTTCCAGTTGCTCACGCTCGGAGGAGAAGAAGGTCAGCGCATCGCCGATCCGCACGTCTTTGCCGGTGCGCACGTGGCGCATTTTCATGCCTTTTTCGTACTTGCCGGAGCAAATACGCATGAAGGCGATGCGGTCGCGGTGTTTGGGGTCCATGTTCGCCTGGATCTTGAACACGAAGCCTGAGAACTTCTCTTCCACTGGTTCCACGGTGCGCTCGTTGGCGACACGGGCCAGCGGTTTCGGCGCCCAGTTGACCACGGCGTCGAGCACGTGATCGACACCGAAGTTGCCCAGAGCGGTACCGAAGAACACCGGTGTCAGTTGGCCGTCGAGGAATTCCTGTTGATTGAATTCGTGGCAGGCGCCCTGCACCAGTTCCAGCTGATCAACGAAGCGATCGTACTCGTCGCCCAAGTGCGCGCGGGCCTCATCGGAGTCGAGCTTCTCGATGATTTTCACATCGGTACGCTCATGGCCGTGGCCGGCGGTGTAGACGATGATGTAGTCGTCGGCGAGGTGATAAACGCCCTTGAAGTCGCGGTAGCAACCGATCGGCCAGGTGATCGGCGCCGCCTTGATCTTCAGGACCGCTTCGATTTCGTCGAGCAGTTCGATCGGGTCGCGAATGTCACGGTCGAGTTTGTTGATGAAGCTGACGATCGGCGTGTCACGCAAACGGCAGACGTCCATCAGGGCGATGGTCCGTGGTTCTACACCCTTACCGCCGTCGAGGACCATCAATGCCGAGTCCACCGCTGTCAGGGTGCGGTAGGTATCTTCGGAGAAGTCTTCGTGGCCCGGGGTGTCGAGCAGGTTGATCATGTGATCGCGATACGGGAACTGCATGACCGACGTGGTAATGGAAATACCCCGTTGTTTTTCCATTTCCATCCAGTCGGAGGTGGCATGGCGGTCGGATTTTCGAGATTTCACCGTGCCCGCAATCGCAATCGCCTTGCCCATCAGCAAGAGCTTCTCGGTGATGGTGGTCTTACCGGCATCGGGGTGGGAAATAATGGCGAAAGTGCGGCGTTTCGCGACTTCGGCGGCCTGTTTGGTCATGGGAAATCGCCTGGCAGGTGATTCAAAAAAGGGCCGCGATTATAGCCCAACTTCATCGAAGAACCGAACCGTTGAGCACATTAGGAGTGGCCAAATGCTGCTTCCGATGGGAACCTTTCGGAGCGTGGAGGCGTCCACTCCCCTGTTACGGCCATTCGTCAGGGTTGAAAAATCAGCAAGTTAGCCTGACGAGGCTGCGCTTATGGCTCGATTTCAGGCCGTTTTACCGGCACTGATAGAGCTGCTTTTCGCGAACACTGACTTCGGCAGCCAGGAATGGCATTGCCACACGAAGCGGTGTCCGCCGACTGAAAAAAGGAGTCCGCCTGTGGCTATTCGCTATGGCAAAGGGCTGACAGGAGGTGCGGTTGTCGTCGCCCTTCTGGCCCTGCTGGTCCACTGGATTGGCATCAACACGATCGAACAGTACCGCGACGATTTGTTGTTTTACCTGCAAGCTCATCTGATTCTCGTCCTCGTTTCCATGCTGGCCGCCCTTGTAGTGGGCATCCCCGCCGGCATCTTCCTCAGCCGCCCGACCATGGTTGGACGCGCCGAACGCTTCATGCAGATCTTCAACATCGGCAACACAGTGCCGCCTCTTGCCGTACTGGCCATTGCATTGGGGATCCTCGGCATCGGCAGCGGCCCGGCGATCTTCGCCTTGTTCCTCGCCTCACTGTTGCCGATTGTGCGCAACACCTACGAAGGGCTGAAAAACGTCCAGGGTTCACTCAAGGAAGCGGCCGTTGGCATCGGCATGACACCGACTCAGGTGCTATGGCGGGTCGAACTACCGAACGCCGTGCCGATCATCATCGGTGGCGTGCGCGTGGCGCTGGCGATCAACGTCGGTACCGCACCGCTGGCGTTCCTGATTGGCGCCAACAGCCTGGGCAGCCTGATTTTCCCCGGCATCGCCCTGAACAATCAGCCGCAACTGCTGCTCGGCGCGGCCTGCACCGCCCTGTTGGCCTTGCTGCTCGACGGCCTGGTGACACTCGCCAGCCGCCTCTGGCTCGAACGCGGCTTGCGCCCGTCTTAAGCCTCGGCAAAGGAATTTTTATGAAGAAATTAAGCTTTTTACTAGGCTGCGTTCTGCTGTTCGCAGGATTTGCCCAAGCCGCTGAAAAACCGGTGATCCGCATCGGCGCCCGGGTGTTCACCGAACAAACCCTGCTGGCGGAAATCACTTCCCAATACCTGCGCACCAAGGGTTACGACACCCAAGTGACCGGCGGTCTGGGTAGCAACCTGGCCCGCAGCGCCCACGAAAGTGGCCAGCTGGATTTGATGTGGGAATACACCGGCGTGTCGCTGGTGGCCTACAACCATGTCACCGACAAGCTCGACAGCGCTCAGTCCTACGCCCGGGTGAAAGAACTCGACGCGAAAAAGGGCCTGGTCTGGCTCACCCCGTCGAAGTTCAGCAACACCTACGCCCTGGCCCTGCCGGAAAACACCGCAAAGGCTTACCCGCAGATCAACACCATCAGCGAGCTGAACACGGTGCTGCAGGCTGAGGCGAAGACTAATCATCTCGTCGCGCTGGACACCGAGTTTGCCAACCGTTCCGACGGACTCGATGGCATGGTGGACCTCTACGGCATGAACCTGACCCGCAACAACATCCGCCAGATGGATGCCGGGCTGGTCTACACCGCTCTGCGCAATGGCCAGGTGTTTGCCGGTCTGGTCTACACCACCGACGGTCGTTTGAACGCCTTCAAGCTCAAATTGCTGGAAGACGACAAACATTACTTCCCGGACTACACCGCCGCGCCAGTGGTGAGTCAGGTTTACCTCGACGCCCACCCGAAACTCGCCGAAGAGCTCAAGCCACTGGCCGAACTTTTCGACGACGCCACCATGCGTCAGCTGAATGCGCGGGTCGATGTCGATCATGAAAGCCCTTCATCCGTTGCTGCAGATTTCCTGCGCCAGCACCCCATCAACTGAGGAGGAAAAGCCATGGAATTTTTGAACGCCTTTTCCCATCTCGATTGGCCGCAGGTTTTGCACCTGACCTGGCAGCACATCACCCTGGTCGGCATCGCCGTGACCCTGGCGATTCTGGTCGGCGTGCCGCTGGGCATCCTGATGACCCGTTTCCCGACACTGGCCGGCCCGTTGCAAGCCAGCGCTACGGTGTTGCTGACCGTGCCATCGATTGCGCTGTTCGGCCTGCTGCTGCCGTTCTACTCCAAATTCGGCCAGGGCCTCGGCCCGATGCCGGCGATCACCGCCGTGTTTCTGTACTCGTTGCTGCCGATCATGCGTAACACCTATTTGGCGCTGACCGGCGTCGAACCGGGTATTCGCGAAGCGGCGCGCGGCATCGGCATGACCTTCGGCCAGCGCCTGCGCATGGTCGAACTGCCGATTGCCGTGCCGGTGATCCTCGCCGGCGTGCGCACCGCCGTGGTGATGAACATCGGCGTGATGACCATCGCCGCGACCATCGGCGCCGGTGGTCTCGGTGTACTCATTCTCGCTTCCATCAGCCGCAGCGACATGTCGATGCTGATCGTCGGCGCCGTGCTGGTCAGTCTCCTGGCCATCTTCGCCGATCTGCTCCTGCAATGGCTGCAACGCACGCTGACTCCAAAAGGACTGCTCAAATGATCGAACTTCAAAACCTCAGCAAGACCTTCCAAAGCAACGGCAAAGATGTGAAAGCCGTGGACTCGGTAAGCCTGACCGTCAATGAAGGCGAGATCTGCGTGTTCCTGGGGCCATCGGGCTGCGGCAAAAGCACCACGCTGAAAATGATCAACCGCCTGATCAAACCGACCTCCGGCAAGATCCTGATCAACGGCGAAGACACCACCGACCTCGACGCCGTGACCCTGCGTCGCAACATCGGTTATGTGATCCAGCAGATCGGCCTGTTCCCGAACATGACCATCGAGGAAAACATCACCATCGTTCCGCGCCTGCTCGGCTGGGACAAACAGAAATGCCACGACCGCGCCCGCGAGTTGATGAGCATGATCAAGCTCGAACCCAAGCAGTATCTGACTCGCTATCCGCGTGAACTGTCCGGGGGCCAGCAGCAGCGGATCGGCGTGATTCGCGCGCTGGCGGCGGATGCGCCATTGCTGTTGATGGACGAACCGTTCGGCGCGGTCGACCCGATCAACCGTGAGATGATTCAGAACGAATTCTTCGAGATGCAACGGGCGCTGAACAAGACCGTGATCATGGTCAGCCACGACATTGACGAGGCGATCAAGCTCGGCGACAAGATCGCGATTTTCCGCGCTGGCAAACTGCTGCAGATCGACCACCCGGACACCCTGCTCGCGCACCCGGCGGACGACTTTGTCAGCAACTTCGTCGGCCAGGACAGCACCCTCAAGCGTCTGCTGCTGGTGAAAGCCGAAGACGCGGCGGACAACGCGCCCTCGGTGAGCCCGGAAACCCCGGTGGCCGAAGCGCTGGAGTTGATGGACGAACTGGACCGTCGCTACGTGGTGGTTACTTGTGCC
This genomic stretch from Pseudomonas wuhanensis harbors:
- a CDS encoding peptide chain release factor 3: MTKQAAEVAKRRTFAIISHPDAGKTTITEKLLLMGKAIAIAGTVKSRKSDRHATSDWMEMEKQRGISITTSVMQFPYRDHMINLLDTPGHEDFSEDTYRTLTAVDSALMVLDGGKGVEPRTIALMDVCRLRDTPIVSFINKLDRDIRDPIELLDEIEAVLKIKAAPITWPIGCYRDFKGVYHLADDYIIVYTAGHGHERTDVKIIEKLDSDEARAHLGDEYDRFVDQLELVQGACHEFNQQEFLDGQLTPVFFGTALGNFGVDHVLDAVVNWAPKPLARVANERTVEPVEEKFSGFVFKIQANMDPKHRDRIAFMRICSGKYEKGMKMRHVRTGKDVRIGDALTFFSSEREQLEEAFAGDIIGLHNHGTIQIGDTFTEGEVLGFTGIPHFAPELFRRVRLRDPLKSKQLRQGLQQLAEEGATQVFFPERSNDIILGAVGVLQFDVVASRLKEEYKVECSYEPITVYSARWIDCDDKKKFEEFRVKAVENLAVDGGGHLTYLAPTRVNLALMEERWPDVKFRATREHH
- a CDS encoding ABC transporter permease; this translates as MAIRYGKGLTGGAVVVALLALLVHWIGINTIEQYRDDLLFYLQAHLILVLVSMLAALVVGIPAGIFLSRPTMVGRAERFMQIFNIGNTVPPLAVLAIALGILGIGSGPAIFALFLASLLPIVRNTYEGLKNVQGSLKEAAVGIGMTPTQVLWRVELPNAVPIIIGGVRVALAINVGTAPLAFLIGANSLGSLIFPGIALNNQPQLLLGAACTALLALLLDGLVTLASRLWLERGLRPS
- a CDS encoding glycine betaine ABC transporter substrate-binding protein; its protein translation is MKKLSFLLGCVLLFAGFAQAAEKPVIRIGARVFTEQTLLAEITSQYLRTKGYDTQVTGGLGSNLARSAHESGQLDLMWEYTGVSLVAYNHVTDKLDSAQSYARVKELDAKKGLVWLTPSKFSNTYALALPENTAKAYPQINTISELNTVLQAEAKTNHLVALDTEFANRSDGLDGMVDLYGMNLTRNNIRQMDAGLVYTALRNGQVFAGLVYTTDGRLNAFKLKLLEDDKHYFPDYTAAPVVSQVYLDAHPKLAEELKPLAELFDDATMRQLNARVDVDHESPSSVAADFLRQHPIN
- a CDS encoding ABC transporter permease; translation: MEFLNAFSHLDWPQVLHLTWQHITLVGIAVTLAILVGVPLGILMTRFPTLAGPLQASATVLLTVPSIALFGLLLPFYSKFGQGLGPMPAITAVFLYSLLPIMRNTYLALTGVEPGIREAARGIGMTFGQRLRMVELPIAVPVILAGVRTAVVMNIGVMTIAATIGAGGLGVLILASISRSDMSMLIVGAVLVSLLAIFADLLLQWLQRTLTPKGLLK
- a CDS encoding osmoprotectant ABC transporter ATP-binding protein OsmV (Members of the family are the ATP-binding subunit of ABC transporters for substrates such as betaine, L-proline or other amino acids, choline, carnitine, etc. The substrate specificity is best determined from the substrate-binding subunit, rather than this subunit, as it interacts with the permease subunit and not with substrate directly.) codes for the protein MIELQNLSKTFQSNGKDVKAVDSVSLTVNEGEICVFLGPSGCGKSTTLKMINRLIKPTSGKILINGEDTTDLDAVTLRRNIGYVIQQIGLFPNMTIEENITIVPRLLGWDKQKCHDRARELMSMIKLEPKQYLTRYPRELSGGQQQRIGVIRALAADAPLLLMDEPFGAVDPINREMIQNEFFEMQRALNKTVIMVSHDIDEAIKLGDKIAIFRAGKLLQIDHPDTLLAHPADDFVSNFVGQDSTLKRLLLVKAEDAADNAPSVSPETPVAEALELMDELDRRYVVVTCAENKALGYVRRRDLHRQTGTCTQYLREFNATAAYDEHLRILLSRMYEFNRSWLPVMDAERVFLGEVTQESIAEYLSSGKSRGGKTSIVSPAETALA